The following proteins are encoded in a genomic region of Gouania willdenowi chromosome 6, fGouWil2.1, whole genome shotgun sequence:
- the LOC114465219 gene encoding uncharacterized protein LOC114465219 translates to MKLLELDDSISRFRLAQSCLGLAGCLCVSYSVWTPFWLNNRGLWAEWNRSRTDQESHKKVSSFDALEAEQVFGVLSFLMALSTGALCLVFALSWTSETVRSYSNTRSLLMAGQALYPTTLLLLTMASTGFFFLLCWSFFTYQHHEEIRQDFTGLGASYWLGALGYILLIVVEVIVFIAEQILVPDILPDLEKAVETWRTASQFKAAKQSFSDSYFNAAQRSDVALSRLMSAS, encoded by the exons ATGAAGCTTCTTGAGTTGGATGACTCCATCAGTCGTTTCAGGCTCGCCCAGTCATGTTTGGGATTAGCAGGTTGTTTATGTGTGAGTTATTCAGTCTGGACACCCTTCTGGCTGAATAACAGGGGACTGTGGGCCGAGTGGAACAGGTCCAGAACTGATCAGGAGAGCCACAAAAAGGTTTCTTCTTTTGATG CTCTGGAAGCGGAGCAAGTGTTTGGGGTCCTGTCTTTCCTGATGGCCTTGAGTACGGGCGCCCTGTGCCTCGTGTTCGCGCTTTCCTGGACGTCTGAGACGGTGCGTTCCTACTCCAACACTCGCTCTCTACTCATGGCTGGACAGGCTCTGTACCCAACCACTCTGCTGCTACTCACAATGGCCTCCACAG GTTTCTTTTTCCTCTTGTGTTGGTCATTTTTCACCTACCAGCACCATGAAGAAATCCGCCAGGACTTCACTGGCCTTGGTGCCTCCTACTGGCTCGGCGCTCTGGGTTATATTCTACTGATAGTCGTGGAGGTGATAGTCTTTATCGCAGAACAAATTCTCGTGCCGGACATTTTACCAGATTTAGAAAAGGCTGTGGAAACGTGGCGAACTGCCTCCCAGTTTAAGGCTGCGAAACAATCTTTCAGTGACAGTTATTTCAATGCTGCCCAAAGATCAGATGTGGCCCTCAGTAGATTAATGTCTGCATCTTGA